GGCGCCCGCCAAGTTCAAGATGGGCGTCTCAGGCTGCCCCAACTGCTGCAGCGATGCCTGGTTAAAAGACCTCGGGTTCTTCGGCACCGATGACGGGTTCAAGGCGGTCGTCGGCGGCAAGGGCGGTGGGACGGCAAAGGTGGGCCGGGAACTCGCCGATGGCCTGACCGCGGATCAGGCTGTGGCGCTGGCGCGGAAGGTGATCGCGTTCTACCGGGAGAACGGGCAGGCGCCCGAACGCCTGGGAGCAACGATCGAGCGGGTCGGCTTCGATAAGTTTAAAGAAGCGGTGTTGTGAGAGGGCGGTGCTCAAACTCCCGCCCTTCAGGCGGCTGCATCCCCCACCTCCCCTGTCTTTTTTGCACCCGCGACTGCCCCCTCTGGCCCGGGAAGAGCTCTCGCCGGTCCGTTCCTGTCCCTCAGAGCGGCATCGCCCGACGACCGACCCGGTTTCGCCGTGCTGCCCGAACATTGCGGGGGTCCGGGATCGTTGCTAGCCACAAATTGTATTTAAATTCACTAAATATTTAAATATTTAAAAAATATACGTAGAAACATGGGCACGATCACGTTGAGCATCGACGACCGGACAGAGGAAGACTTCCGGAGACTGGTCGAGAAGATCCTCGGGAGGCGAAAAGGAGCCCTCGGCGAAGCGGCGACCGAGGCGATGAGGATCTGGATCCGCGAAAAGACGCAGGAGGAGATCGCACGGGACGCTCTTGAGTTGACCGGGAAGGCATACCACTTCGGAGCAAGGAGGTATACGTCGAGGAAGGACCTGTATGATCGGTAACCCACCGCTTATTGACACGAACGTCCTCGTCTACCTCTTCGATGCGGACACGCCCGATAAGCAGCGCATCTCAAAGGACCTCGTTACGGCATGCTGGCGGTCGGAGACGCGTTACTCGGTCTCGGCGCAGAATCTCGCCGAGTTCTCAGTGGTCGTGACCGAGAAGGTCGCAAACCCGATGCCGGTGGAGGATGTGCAGCGCTTCATTCAGGCCATCCAGGACTTCGACGGCTGGAATGTCGTCGGATATGGCAGCGAGACCATCCTCTCCGCCCACGAGATCCGGGACCGCCACCATGTGCACTTCTGGGACGCCCTCCTTGCCGCAACGATGATCGAGCATTCTATCGACACGATCATCACCGAGGACGCCCACCTCCTGCGCATCCCCGGAATCACGGTCGTCAACCCGTACCGGGAAGGATGATCGGGGAGTCCCGGCCTACGGGGCTACCGTCACGGACGGAGAACCGGCCGCCCCGCTCTCGTAGACGAGGGTGTTGTAGCGGTACTGGAAGATGTAGACCACCAGAGATACCGCGAGCATAAGGACGGGGAGAAGGAAAATCCCGATAATGCCCGCGACGAGCCCGATGAGGCCTGTTACGAGGAAGACGAGAGATACCAGGACCATCATGAAGAGCATAAGAACGATCTGGAGGATTACCTGGGAGAAGATGTACGATCCCCAACCGATCCTCTGGATCTGAGCGAGGACGGCGGGGATGTTGAACGCTTCTCGTAACGATTCCATCTTCGCGAACCGCACCGCCGCCATCTGCGCCACAAGCCAGATGAGGATGAGGAGGACGAACGATACGAGAGCGACGATGCCGGCCACGAGGCCGTTCTGCCCGGCCAGGATGCCGGCGCCTCCCATCAGGCCCATCGCGACGAGGAGCATGAGCCCGATGTAGGCAAGGTATACGACCAGCAATTTCAGGCCGTCGACGAAGAGCCTGCCCCAGCCGCCGAGGTCCGGCGCCGGCACGTCCCCCCGCATGATGCGCACGAAGTAGCCGTAGATGAGCGGGAAGACGATGGTGAAGACGATGAGCCGGAGCCAGTGCATCCAGCCTCCCCTGAGGGCGTCCCCTGTGTAATCAAACGAGTCTTCGAGTAACCTCTGGTAGTTTATGGTCAATGTATCACCCTGGATCCTCTGTCTTCTGCGAACCAATCCCAGATAGTGGCACGTGCGGGCCGGACCGATCCGGAGCGAGCCCTCATAGTGGTTATATCAGGCAACTATCCTCTTGAACGCTTCGATCCGGCTGGAGGACCATTCGACGAGGTCACGGGTTACCCCCGTCGCACCCGCGACTCCCCCACCAGGTACCCCGCATACGGCACCCCCGACGCCCCTCGCACCGCGCCGTAGCTCGCCGCCGCTGCCGCGAGAAAGATCACCGGGTAGGTCGTCCGGTCTGCCCACGATAGCCCGGTGAGGGAGAACCAGGCAGCCGCGGCGGCGGCGATGACGAGCGGGTGGACGAGGTAGATCCCGTAGGAGTGCTCCCCGAAGGACCGGGAGGCGCCCGCAGTCCTCCCCCCTCCCCCATCCAGCCGCCAGGCCGCGAGGACGAGCGCGGCGATGACCGGGACGTAGTAGAAGGGTTCGAGGATCCGGTAGATGCAGAAGACGGCGAGAGAAGAGCCGGAGAAACTCCCGTAGTGGAGCACGCTCGCCGCCCACATGCCGCCGAGGAGGACGGCGCCCGCACCGGCCGCGGCGAGCACCCCCGCAGGGGAGAAGGACCGGAGCGCCGACCGGCACCGGTCCGTATGCCGGGCGACGTAGATCCCGAGGACGAAGTAGAAGAGGTGCGACGGAAAGAGGCGGATCAGCACCGTGTACCACTCCGGGCCCACAAACGCTCCCGTGAGATGGGCGCCCACGTTCCAGAGGATCTGGACGAAGAGGAGCGCGAGGAGGAGGAAGAGTGCCGCACCGCCCCGGTCGAACCGGTCGTAGCCTCTCGCGATCAGTGGAAAGAGGAGGTAGAGCTGGATGATCAGCACGAAGAACCAGAGGTGGTAGGCGGCGTTCCCGATGAGGAGGGCTTCCACCACCCTCTCAGGCGTTGGCACGCCGGCGAACCCTATCATCCCCTCCACCGTCACCAGGAGATAGAGAGCGGTGAAGAAGAGGTACGGGAGAAGGATCGTCCGGGCCCGGCGGCTGTAGAAGTCCGGGAGCGAATACGCGCCGGAATACCGCGCCGCGAGCACCCAGCCGGATATGAAGATGAAGACCGGCACGGCGAAGTGGGCGAGGACGTAGACGACCACGTTTACGAGGGCGAGCAGGTTCACGCCGGGGATCCGGGTGAAGTTCATGGAGACGTGGACGGCGATCACGGCGAGGGCAGCAAACCCCCGCAGGTACTCGACCTCAGAAAACCAGACCACCGCAGCCACACCTCTCGATCGCCCGCCGGGCACTACAGGATTGCAGGCAGGTATATATGAACCCCTGCCCGACGGCCGCCGGGGGTCACCCGGAAGGGACCGGTCAAGCACTATAATACCGGAAGACACCATCTATCAGGAGAGGGAGTCCCATGCAGTACTCGGAAGGACAGGTCGGCAGGGTCTTTACCGTCAGGATCGACGACGGGGAGGACTTCATCAGGGAGATCCAGCGTTTTGTAACGGCGATGAACATCCAGAGCGGCATGATCCACTTTCTCGGCGCTGTACGGTCCGCGAAAGTCGTGACGGGGCCAAAGGAGCCCGTCATCCCGCCGGTCCCCCGGCGCGAAGAGATCTTCGGGGGCTGGGAACTCCTCGGGTTCGCCACCATCTACCCGGGAGAGGAGGAGCCGTCCATCCATATCCACACGGTGGCAGGGAAAGGAATAAGGTCGCTTGCCGGGTGCCTCCGGGAGAAGGCGGAGGTCTACCTGGTGATCGAGGCGATCGTCACGGAGTTCGTCGGCATCTCCGCACGACGGCTCCCCGACGAGAAGACCGGCGTCAGCCTCCCGGTCTTCGACCGGACACTCCCATGACCGGCCAGCCGGAGTTCCTCCCCATGTCGATGGAGGAGGCGGAGCGGCTCGGCATCGACCGGTTCGACGTCGTCCTGGTCACCGGCGACGCCTACGTCGACCACCCCTCCTTCGGGACCGCACTGATCGGGCGGGTGCTCGTCGACGCCGGCTACGCGGTCGGCGTCATCGCCCAGCCCGAGTGGCGGGGTGACACCGACTTCCGGCGCCTCGGAGAGCCCCGGCTCTTCTTCTCGGTCTCGGCCGGGAACGTCGACTCGATGGTGAACGCCTTCACGCCGAACCTGAAGCGCCGGCACTCAGACGTCTACTCGCCCGGAGGGAGGCTGCTGCGGCCCGACCGGGCGACCCTGGTCTACACCGACCGGGTCCACGCCCTCTTCCCAAAGACTCCCGTCGTCATCGGCGGGATCGAGGCGAGCCTCCGGCGCTTCGCCCACTACGACTACTGGTCCGATTCGGTCCGGCAGGCCATCCTCGCCGACGCCCCGGCCGACCTCCTCGTCTTCGGCATGGGCGAGCGCCAGGTGGTCGCGATCGCGGACCGGCTCGCCGCCGGCGAAGCCGCAGGCACCCTCACCGATATCCCCGGCACAGCCTACCGGGTCGACCTGAAGACCTGGCGGAGCATGGATCATACGGGGTACGTCGTCCTCCCCGGCTACGCGGAGGTGAAAGAGGACCGCTACGCCTACGCCAGGGCGTTTGCGCTCCACTATACCGAGCAGGACCCGCTGCGGGGTAGGAGAGTGGCCCAGCCACACCCGAAGACCGTCGTCGTCCAGAACCCGCCGGCGATGCCGCTCTCGGGGGATGAACTCGACCGGATCTACGAACTCCCCTACGCACGGAGAGCCCACCCCTCCTACACCGAGCCGGTCCCGGCCCTCGAACCGGTCAGGTTCTCGGTCGTCAGCCACCGGGGGTGTTTTGGGTCCTGCTCGTTCTGCGCCCTCACCCACCACCAGGGACGGATCGTCCAGAGCCGGAGCATCGACTCGATCGTCCGGGAGGTGGAGCGGATGGCGGCGATGTCGGAGTTTGCGGGCGTCGTCCAGGACGTCGGTGGGCCGACGGCGAACATGTACGGCATCCACTGCGGCCGGTGGGAGACCGCCGGCACCTGCCCCGACCGGCGCTGCATCGACTGCCCCGCGCTCGACCGCAGCCACGAGGAGCAACTCCGCCTGCTCCGGCGCATCAGCGAGATTCCGGGCGTAAAACGGGTCTTCATCGCGTCCGGCATCCGCTACGACCTGATCCCTCCGGAGGACCGGGAGTATCTCGCCGGGGTCTGCGAGCGCCACGTCTCCGGGCACCTCAAGGTCGCCCCCGAACACGTCTCGAAACGGGTCTCTGCATGCATGGGAAAACCGCCCCGCGAGGCCTTCGATGCCTTCAGGGATCGGTTCGAGGCCCTCCAGGCAGGGAAGCAGAAGCGGCAGTACCTCGTCCCCTACTTTATGTCCGGCCACCCGGGCTGCACGATAGAAGATATGGTCGAACTCGCCGAGTACGTCCGGGACACCAATCTCTACACCGAACAGGTCCAGGACTTCACGCCGACACCGATGAGCATCTCGACGACCATCTACCACACCGGGCTCGACCCCTTCACCCTCGAGGAGGTCTACGTCCCGAAGGGGCGGGAGAAGCGGGTCCAGCGGGCCCTCATGCACTACCGGGACCCGGAGAACTACGCCCTGGTCTGCGAGGGGCTCCGCGCGGCCGGGAGGGAGGACCTCATCGGGAGTGCGTGGCGGTGCCTTGTCCCGGCGAAAAGAGGCGCTGCGAAGAGAAAGGGGCGGACGAAATAGAGATTATCTCCCCAGGATAGAGCCCGCGGCAAACCCGGCAGCCACCGCGATGGCCCGGCTCGGGATCCGGGGGATCACGAACATCGTCACCGCCAGGGAGACCGCGGTGTTGGCCGTCGTCCCGGGGGTGACGACGGCATCGAGCGTCCGCATCGTGCAGGAGCGCCATTCACGGGGAGGTGGCGACGAGGGGAGCACGAACCTCCCGGCAAGATCGCTCGCCGCCTGCATGGCCGTCGACCGCCACTCTCCCACTTCCGTTACTCTTCGCCCGCAGGGCATAATAACAGGGTGTGGCCCCGCGTACTACTTATTTTTATGGCCGATCATATCGGCGAACTGCTCCCGGATCCGGCGCATTCGGTTCCGGTGGCAGAAGGGGCAGAGGGCTTCGAAGTTCCCGAGCGTGTGGGAACCGCCGCAGATCGCCGGCTCCCGGAGGTCGAAATGCGTTGCGTCGGAACTGAGCGGGGCGTTGCATCCGGCGCACCGGTGGCACTGCCGTTCGAGGACGGTCTGCATGGCTTCGTCCGTGATGTATGCCCCCGAAATAAGCGCATCGTCACCATGCGCCGCTACCGATGCTCCGCGCTCGCTTACCACCCGGAGAAATTAATTTTCCGGATGATAAACCTTTTGGCAGCAGGCAGACAGCGAACCGGGATATCAGGACCAACAGGGAGATTTGCACCGCTAAAAATCCATTAAAAATGCAATAACGGCTTCCTGCGGCACTTCTAACGACGGCAAAAACCCCCGCTTCGCGAACAATTCCAAAAGAGCGATCTCCGGAGAACAAGCCCGGGAAATGGGCGCAAGAACGCCGGAACCGGGGGGATTCCCGCGAAATAAAGGAAAAACCTATTACTTTGCGACAGAAAATGCATCGGTATGCATTACGAGATTACCGGAGACAACCTGCAGATGGTGACCCTCCGTCTCGCCCAGGGCGAGAGCATCTGCGCCGAGGCCGGCGCCATGGTCAACATGAGCGGGAACATGCAGATGACCACCAACATGAAGGGCGGGCTCTTCAAGGGATTGAAAAGGATGGTATCCGGCGAAGGGCTCTTCATGACCGAGTTCACCCCAGAGGGCGGGGACGGGTTCGTCTCCTTCGCCGGGAACATCCCGGGGAAGATCTTCGCGCTGAACCTCGCAGACAGTGAGTTCATCGCCCAGAAGGACGCGTTCCTCTGTTCCGAACAGGGCGTCGACCTCGATATCGTATTCACGAAGAAACTCCGGTCGGGCTTCTTCGGCGGTGAGGGATTCATCCTGCAGCGGCTCTCCGGCAGGGGGGCGGTGTTCCTCCACTGCTGCGGGGACATCATGGAGATGACGCTTGCGCCCGGCGAGGTGGTCAGGGTGGAGACGGGCCTCGTGGTCGGGTTCGAGAGCACCGTCGACTACAGCATCGCGCTCGCCGGCGGCGTGAAGACCGTCTTCTTCGGCGGCGAGGGCCTCTTCCTGACCACGCTGACCGGACCGGGCCGTGTCGTCCTGCAGTCCATGGATATCGCAAAACTCGCGAGCGCCCTGATGCCCTACCTCCCCGTCCAGAACTCGTCGGGACGGTGAACTACCCTACCCTTACGGATGGGGCTTCCTGCTTCATCCCCCTCCCCGGCGGGAGCGAGCCGTCCAGGGTGAAAGCGTACGGTCCCGAAGGTGGGGCGCCGCTTCCATCCCCCCGTACGAAGGGAGCCTTCTCGTTCATGACCCACGAGCCCCGCAGAGGTAACCTGATAGTCCACGGCGTCGCAGGAGTACCTGATGAACCTCGTCATGGTCGTGCACGGCCCCGAGGCCTTCGATGCCGGGGACGTCGAACGGTTGATCGGGCTCCTCTCCCCGCGGCAGATCCTTGTCGCGGGGGTGATGGCCCGGACCGCCGCCGAGGAGTCCGGGCTCCCGGTCGTCTGCACGGACGAGCGGCCGAGCGTGGTCCTCGCCGCCCTCTCCGGGCGGGCGTGCCTGGTCAACCGGGGGAAGACCCCGAAATCCGGGCGGATATTCGGCGAGGTTGTCGCCGGCCGGCTCCCGGGGCTCGTCCACGTGGAGACCTCGAGCGAAACCGTCTATCGCTGGAACCGTGGCGACGAGAGCCTCGCGGAGGAGATTGTCAGGCGGACAGAGTACGCTCTCGTTCACGCAAAGAGCACCGGCGCCCGGTGTGAAGGGGTGCGGGAGGTCCGGGGGTGCATCCCGGGGGAGGCGGTCTTCGTGAACGGGATCGTGATCGGGACAGCGACGGCGGAGACGGTCGTCCTCTCCTCACGAGACGGGGGACTCCGGGCCGTCTCCGGCCTCGACCCGAAACCCCACGGGTTTGAGAAACTCCTCCGGGCGGGCCTCCCGGACCTCGATGCGGCCTGGTGCAAGAGCGGGCCGGTGCGGACGAAACCCCCCCGGCAGGCCGGGCGCGCCTCCCGCGGGGGCCGGATCGCGGTCATCGACCACTGCGGCCACACCCTCTACCAGGAGATCGGGGAGGATGTCTGCGGCGTCCTCGCCGTCGGCGACGACACCACCGCCGTCTGCGGCCACATCTGCTCTCATGCAGGCATCCCCGTCTTCGGGGTGGTCGACGGGGACGCCGACGCCATCGTGGAGCCCGGGTATGCTCCGGGGTCGGTGGTGGTCGAGGTCGTCGACGGACGGGACGACGACATCGGCAGGGAACTTGCGGCCGTCCGGGACCTCGATGCCGCCCGCTGGGAGGAATGGGTCGAGGAGACGCTCCGTATCCTCGCCGGAAGGGTTCGGATCGTCCTCGACCTCCGTGGAGAATAACGCATGCAATGCGCCGAGTGTAAGGGGAGGGGGTTCTGCGGCCTCGAACGCTGCCCGATCATGAGCAGGTTCTACGCCCGGCTCCCGGTCCGGCCGAGCGACCGCTACCAGGGAGCCGCGCCGTCGGTCTTCGTAGGGAGTTACGGCTACCCGAAGGTGGCGGGGGGCCCGCTGATGATCGACGACGCCGACCACCCGCCGGACTGGGTAGCCAGAGGCCTTCAGATCGACGATATCGTGGGGCTCCGGGCCCGGACGATACGCGGCGCCGGCGAGGCGAAGGGGCTTGCCGGGAGCATCCAGGAGATCGCGCTCTCGAGCCAGCCGCTCGACGTGGAGGTGCGCTTTACAAAACCCGTCTCCTTCGACCTCCGGTTCGACGGGACGATCGCCCCCGTCGGGCTCACCGGCGCCATCAAAAAGATGGACGTCCTCGGGAACGCCCGGGTGGACCGGGCGGTAGACCGGGCGACGTCCGATACCGACCTCTCCGCCACCGATGCCTGCGAGATCCTCAACGCCTCGGGCACCGACGTCTACCGGATCACCCAGCTCCTCACCGCCGGCCTCCTCGGGAAGAAGCGGCACGTCGTCCCCACCCGGTGGGCGATCACGGCGGTCGACGACACGGTCTCGAAACGGCTCAGGAAGAAGATCGCCCGGTATCCGCCGCTGAATGAGATCCAGGTCTTCTCAGCCTCGCTCTACGGGAACCACATCGTCTGCCTCCTCGTCCCCGGGGACTGGAAGTTCGAGATGATCGAGGTCTGGGGGAAGCAGTCGCTCTGGGGCGGCGGGAGCGAGACGATCGCACGCGATGGCGAAGGGCTCACCAAATCCGGCTACTCGCCGCTCGCGGGAGCCTACTACTCGGCACGTCTCGCGGTCGCGGAGTACCTGGAGAGCGTACGCCGCTCATCAAGGGTGCTTGTGCTCAGAAACGTCACGAGCGAGTACTGGGCGCCGCTCGGCACCTGGGTTGTCCGGGAGGCGACGCGGAACGCCATGCAGGGGGGGAAGACCCCGTGTGCCGACCTCAAGCAGGCGATCGACCTCGCCTCCCGGCTCATCGGCTTTGACCGCTGGCGTCCCCACAGCCGGCTCATCCCGGAACTCACGACACAGAAGACGCTCTTTGAATTTTAGAAGGAATCCTGCCCGTTCTTCTGCAGGCGGTAGCGCTCGACGAGCGAGTCAAGGGTCTCGGCCTCGTCGACGCTCTTGTCCTCGCGCACCCGGACGAACCGCGGGAACCGGAGCGCGTAACCGCTCTCGTAGTTAGGGCTCGTCTGGATCTCGGAGTAGCCCACCTCGAAGACCACCTCCGGCTCGAACGTCACCTCTTTTCCGGAACGGGCGATCACCCTGTCCTTGAAGAGGGCATAAAGTTCGGCGAGCACCTCGTCCGTGATCCCGGTCGCCACCTTCCCCACGGGGAGGAGCCTGCCCTGGTCCTGCACCGCGAGCAGGAACGAGCCGAACGTCCCGGCCCTCCGGCCTTCGCCCCACTCGGCCCCGACGACCGCGAGGTCGAGGGTCTCGACCCCGGGTTTCACCTTCACCCAGAGGCGGCCCCGGACGCCGGGGGTGTAGGGCGAGTCGGGAACCTTCACCATGACGCCCTCGTGCCCGAGGGCGAGGGCTTCGGCGTAGATCGCCTCCGCCGCGGCCGCGTCGCCGACCAGAAACTGTGGGGCAACGTATGCGCGAAGGACCTCATCGAGGAGTTTGCGCCGTTCTGCGAGCGATCTATCCATCAGCGTCTCACCGTCCAGGTAGAGGATATCGAAGATCCTCGGCACGAGCTCGATCTTCTCCATCATCGAGTCAATCTCGTGCTTGCGCCGGAACCGCCGGATCACATACTGGAACGGCATGGGCCTCCCGTCGCGGACGGCGACCGCCTCCCCGTCCAGGATCACGTCATGATCCGTGGCATCCGTAAGAAGTTTCGCGATGTCGGGAAGGCTCCCCGTGACCTCCTCCAGTTTTCGCGAGTAGATCCGGGAGACGCCGCCCACCTTGTGGAACTGGAACCTGCTCCCGTCGTACTTGTACTCGACCGCCACCTCGCCGTGATCCTCAAGTTGCGCGGCGATGGTGCCCGCCTGCGCGAGCATCATCTTCACCGGCCGGAAGGGCTCGATCGTCACGCGGGAGAGTTCTTCGGGGTCCCGCCGGGCGAGGAGAGCCACCTCCCCGAGGTCGTTCATCGCCTGGTGGGCATGCTCGACCAGGCGGACGTCGACCTCGAAGGCCCGCGCAACGGCATCGCGGACGTTCCCCTCGCCCATGCCGATCCGGAGCTCCTCGAGCATCAGCCGTGCGAGATACCGTCCCTCCAGCGGGCGGGCGTTGCCGAAAAGACCCTGTGCCACGCGAAGTTTCTCCCGCTGCGACCGCTGCCCTTCGGCGGCCGCCATCCGCTCGAACTCCCGGTAGACCTCGAGGAGATCGAGCTCCTGGATGAAGAACGACGTCTGCTCTTTCTTTGCAAGGAGTCCCTCGACGGCGAGGCCGGCGTCGCCGGTCGCGTTGATCGCCTCGCGGACGGTCTCCCTCTTCGTCCCGACGACATAGGCCACGGCTTCGTAGAGGAGGTTCGGGCCCACGCCGAGTTTTTTGGTGCTCCAGTCGGGAAAGACCCTGCCCATGACGAACCGGACGAAGACGGGGAGCTCCTCGTCGTCGAGCCGGGGGAGGACGGCGGCGACCTGCTCGATCATATCGAGGCGCCCGGGGGTCCCTTCAAGGTGCTCGCAGACGCGGGCGAACTCCAGAAACTGCATACCCATAATCTCCTGAAGTATTTCCCGGCGGGGTCAATCAACCCTTCTGTTCGGCCGCGGCCGGTTCGGCACGATTGATGTGGGAGCACCGCTCACCCCTATACATGCACCAGGACGAAGAAACGAAAGAGATGCTCCGGGACCTCCTCTGGCTCAATGCCCTGATAGCCACCGAGCTCGTCCAGATCACCGAGAACACCTCCCAGATCCTCCGGAGGGCAGCCCCTCCTGAGACCTGCATCGCCGAGCACGCGGCCCTGCGGGCGACGGCGCTCGCGATCGCCGACCGCTACAAGCCCGGCACGATGCTCCGGCAGCACGTCGGAGAACACCAGTAGAAAAAATAGGCGGTTCGGTCGCCGTCAGCCTTCGACCGGCACCAGTCCCGCATCCCTGACGACGAGGTCCGTCTCCTCGATCACCTCTTCCGTCAGGTTGATGACGGTGGTCGTTGCGTTGACCGCATCAACGGTGCTCGCGGTCGCGCCGGGTGCTCCCTGGCCGGGAACGGTGAAGGCGTACCCCTCCGGCAGGACGACCTCGACGGTGTAGTTACCAGGGAGGACGCCGCTGAAGATGTAGAGCCCTTCACATGCGTGGGCGAACGTCTCCGCCGTCGCGATTCTCTCCCCCGCGGCGTTGAGTAGGTGGACGGCAACGCCGCTCATACCCCACTCGCCGGAGTCCTGGATGCCGTTTGCGTCGGCGTCCAGAAAGATTGTTCCTCCGATCGTGCCGATGGTCTTTTCATATCCTGTGCCCGGCTCCGCCGGGACTGCGGCGCTTGCGATCGAACCGAAGACGAACGCTGATACTATGATTGCTACAAGAACGCTGATATATCTCAATCGGTTCACCTCATGTTCCCGGGCGCCGTGTGGGGCCCCGGGGGCGTAACCCCTGCGAAAGACCACAGTGCTCGCCTGTGTCACCTTTCGGCGGCCGGGTGATCCGGAATTTTTTCCGATCCGGTACCGGCCCGGGGTTCGGACACCTAATAGACATTATATTATATTAATTTTTTTATAATACCGGGATCAAGTTCCCCGGGAACCTGACATCATTTGAGCGGCCCATGCGGATCCAATCATGAAAACAAAAAGAAACCCGGCCCCTGCAAGCCGGAACGACCGGAAGCGGGAATTCACGGCATGCAGGCAACCATAGGGGGAGCGCGCACGCCCCCTGCCGGGCACCGTTCTGCTCAGTCCTTTCCTGACCTGCCGTCGTCCTCTTCCCGGTCGTCATCATCCCGGTCATCGTCATCCCGGTCATCGTCATCCCGGTCATCGTCATCCCGGTCATCGTCATCCCGGTCATCGTCATCCCGGTCATCGTCATCATCGTCTTTTACTGCTTTCCGATCGTCGTTATCATCCTCTTTTGCCGCCTTTCGGTCGTCATCATCCTCTTTTACTGCTTTCCGGCCGTCGCCATCGTCGTCGCTCGTCTTCCCGCCGGCAGCCTCATCGTCCCGGTCTTCCCGCTCTTCATCCGCTCCGTCTCCGGCGCCACCCGTCGCATCCGCGGCAACGACCTCACTTCCCTGTCCAGCAGGGGATGAGGCCGGAGACGCGGTCGGGGCCGGGGCGGGGATCAACCCCGCATCCCTGACGACCATATCACCTCCGCCAACCGTAAACGGGGTCGTCGTCCCGGTCGACGGGTCGGCGTAGCTGTCACCGCCGGTGCTCGTGAAGGCGTAGTCGTCCGGCGCGGTGAACGCGAGGGTGTACTCCCCGGGCGGGAGGGGACCGAAGAGGTAGAGAGAGGTGTAGTAGTCATGGTGGCCAGTGCGGGCCGATGCCACCTGGTTTCCGCCCTCATCCAGGAGGCGGACCTCGACGCCCGTCAGGCCATAGGTCTCATCCCGGACCCCGTTCTGGTCACCGTCGCTCCAGGTCGTCCCGAGGATCCACCCATAGGCCTCTGCCGGAGTCGCCGGGTGATGACTCCCGATGAAGCCCGCATTCAGGGTCTGCCGTCTGGCCCCGCCTTCAGCGAATGCC
This portion of the Methanoculleus oceani genome encodes:
- a CDS encoding YgiQ family radical SAM protein, coding for MTGQPEFLPMSMEEAERLGIDRFDVVLVTGDAYVDHPSFGTALIGRVLVDAGYAVGVIAQPEWRGDTDFRRLGEPRLFFSVSAGNVDSMVNAFTPNLKRRHSDVYSPGGRLLRPDRATLVYTDRVHALFPKTPVVIGGIEASLRRFAHYDYWSDSVRQAILADAPADLLVFGMGERQVVAIADRLAAGEAAGTLTDIPGTAYRVDLKTWRSMDHTGYVVLPGYAEVKEDRYAYARAFALHYTEQDPLRGRRVAQPHPKTVVVQNPPAMPLSGDELDRIYELPYARRAHPSYTEPVPALEPVRFSVVSHRGCFGSCSFCALTHHQGRIVQSRSIDSIVREVERMAAMSEFAGVVQDVGGPTANMYGIHCGRWETAGTCPDRRCIDCPALDRSHEEQLRLLRRISEIPGVKRVFIASGIRYDLIPPEDREYLAGVCERHVSGHLKVAPEHVSKRVSACMGKPPREAFDAFRDRFEALQAGKQKRQYLVPYFMSGHPGCTIEDMVELAEYVRDTNLYTEQVQDFTPTPMSISTTIYHTGLDPFTLEEVYVPKGREKRVQRALMHYRDPENYALVCEGLRAAGREDLIGSAWRCLVPAKRGAAKRKGRTK
- a CDS encoding DUF2117 domain-containing protein, translated to MNLVMVVHGPEAFDAGDVERLIGLLSPRQILVAGVMARTAAEESGLPVVCTDERPSVVLAALSGRACLVNRGKTPKSGRIFGEVVAGRLPGLVHVETSSETVYRWNRGDESLAEEIVRRTEYALVHAKSTGARCEGVREVRGCIPGEAVFVNGIVIGTATAETVVLSSRDGGLRAVSGLDPKPHGFEKLLRAGLPDLDAAWCKSGPVRTKPPRQAGRASRGGRIAVIDHCGHTLYQEIGEDVCGVLAVGDDTTAVCGHICSHAGIPVFGVVDGDADAIVEPGYAPGSVVVEVVDGRDDDIGRELAAVRDLDAARWEEWVEETLRILAGRVRIVLDLRGE
- a CDS encoding acyltransferase, with amino-acid sequence MVWFSEVEYLRGFAALAVIAVHVSMNFTRIPGVNLLALVNVVVYVLAHFAVPVFIFISGWVLAARYSGAYSLPDFYSRRARTILLPYLFFTALYLLVTVEGMIGFAGVPTPERVVEALLIGNAAYHLWFFVLIIQLYLLFPLIARGYDRFDRGGAALFLLLALLFVQILWNVGAHLTGAFVGPEWYTVLIRLFPSHLFYFVLGIYVARHTDRCRSALRSFSPAGVLAAAGAGAVLLGGMWAASVLHYGSFSGSSLAVFCIYRILEPFYYVPVIAALVLAAWRLDGGGGRTAGASRSFGEHSYGIYLVHPLVIAAAAAAWFSLTGLSWADRTTYPVIFLAAAAASYGAVRGASGVPYAGYLVGESRVRRG
- a CDS encoding TIGR00266 family protein, which codes for MHYEITGDNLQMVTLRLAQGESICAEAGAMVNMSGNMQMTTNMKGGLFKGLKRMVSGEGLFMTEFTPEGGDGFVSFAGNIPGKIFALNLADSEFIAQKDAFLCSEQGVDLDIVFTKKLRSGFFGGEGFILQRLSGRGAVFLHCCGDIMEMTLAPGEVVRVETGLVVGFESTVDYSIALAGGVKTVFFGGEGLFLTTLTGPGRVVLQSMDIAKLASALMPYLPVQNSSGR
- a CDS encoding HNH endonuclease, producing the protein MVSERGASVAAHGDDALISGAYITDEAMQTVLERQCHRCAGCNAPLSSDATHFDLREPAICGGSHTLGNFEALCPFCHRNRMRRIREQFADMIGHKNK
- a CDS encoding PPC domain-containing DNA-binding protein, which produces MQYSEGQVGRVFTVRIDDGEDFIREIQRFVTAMNIQSGMIHFLGAVRSAKVVTGPKEPVIPPVPRREEIFGGWELLGFATIYPGEEEPSIHIHTVAGKGIRSLAGCLREKAEVYLVIEAIVTEFVGISARRLPDEKTGVSLPVFDRTLP
- a CDS encoding DUF4013 domain-containing protein — protein: MTINYQRLLEDSFDYTGDALRGGWMHWLRLIVFTIVFPLIYGYFVRIMRGDVPAPDLGGWGRLFVDGLKLLVVYLAYIGLMLLVAMGLMGGAGILAGQNGLVAGIVALVSFVLLILIWLVAQMAAVRFAKMESLREAFNIPAVLAQIQRIGWGSYIFSQVILQIVLMLFMMVLVSLVFLVTGLIGLVAGIIGIFLLPVLMLAVSLVVYIFQYRYNTLVYESGAAGSPSVTVAP
- a CDS encoding PIN domain-containing protein, with the translated sequence MIGNPPLIDTNVLVYLFDADTPDKQRISKDLVTACWRSETRYSVSAQNLAEFSVVVTEKVANPMPVEDVQRFIQAIQDFDGWNVVGYGSETILSAHEIRDRHHVHFWDALLAATMIEHSIDTIITEDAHLLRIPGITVVNPYREG